Proteins encoded in a region of the bacterium BMS3Abin02 genome:
- the ant1 gene encoding streptomycin 3''-adenylyltransferase translates to MWPKEVDVDITSWVESLVAGIADVLGDELVGVYLHGSLAMGGYYRPKSDLDLLIVCSTPLGPATREQTARALLTASDRRPTIGDVEASVLQIAHTRRFSHPSPFEMHFSETHSEAIRTGRFDYTIQHTDPDLAAHCTVVRSRGCRLLGEDIGNVFGQIPHEAYLDSIRGDLLWILQDEHLLATPFYGVLNACRVFMVLERGPELVPSKEEAALWALEWAPIVHQTLIRQCLACYRSSVNVTERPTHGHAWDRSRLLGFRDWARTIS, encoded by the coding sequence ATGTGGCCGAAGGAGGTGGATGTCGACATCACCTCCTGGGTGGAATCGCTCGTCGCCGGCATCGCCGATGTTCTCGGTGACGAGCTGGTTGGGGTCTATCTGCACGGCTCGCTCGCGATGGGCGGGTACTACCGCCCGAAGAGCGACCTGGATCTGTTGATCGTGTGCTCGACCCCGCTGGGACCTGCGACCCGCGAGCAGACGGCTCGGGCGTTGCTCACAGCGTCGGATCGGCGTCCGACGATCGGTGACGTCGAAGCGTCGGTGCTTCAGATTGCCCATACCCGGCGGTTCAGTCATCCCTCACCGTTCGAGATGCATTTCAGTGAGACTCATTCCGAGGCGATCAGGACCGGCCGGTTCGACTACACGATTCAACACACCGATCCCGATCTGGCGGCGCACTGCACAGTGGTCAGGTCGCGTGGATGTCGCCTGCTCGGCGAGGACATCGGCAACGTCTTCGGGCAGATCCCACACGAGGCGTACCTCGACTCGATACGTGGCGATCTCCTCTGGATCCTCCAAGACGAGCATCTCCTTGCGACTCCGTTCTATGGAGTGCTCAATGCGTGCCGGGTGTTCATGGTTCTCGAACGTGGACCAGAGCTGGTGCCGAGCAAAGAGGAAGCGGCGTTGTGGGCGCTGGAGTGGGCCCCCATCGTCCATCAGACTCTCATCCGACAGTGTCTTGCCTGCTACCGATCGTCGGTGAACGTGACGGAACGGCCCACTCACGGCCACGCGTGGGACCGCAGCCGGCTCCTTGGGTTCCGCGACTGGGCGCGCACCATCAGCTGA